The sequence GTCGCCGACGACACGGGCTCGGCGCTTCCGGGCGCGCAGGCCTCGATTCGCTCGCTCAACCTGCGCACGGCGAGCAACGCGCAGGGTGAGTTCACGCTGCCCGCGGTGCCGACTGGCACGCACGAACTCGAGGTGGAGTACCTCGGCTACTACGTCGCCACGCAGGCCGTGACGGTGTCGGCCGGTCAGCGCCTGAGCGTCTCGGTCGTACTCGTGCCCACGTACGTGCTCGAGGAGACGGTGACCGTGGCGGCCACGCCCATCCGTGAGGGGCAGGCGCGCGCGCTCAACCAGCAGCGCATGGCCGAGAACGTCGGCAACATCGTCTCGGCCGACGCCATCGGGCGCTTCCCCGACCCGAACATTGCCGAGGCGCTGCAGCGCACGCCGGGCATCGCCATCGAGCGCGACCAGGGTGAAGGGCGGTACATCAACGTGCGCGGCGCGCCCGCGGAGTTCAGCCAGGTGGCCATCAACGGCGTGATGCTGCCCGCGCCCGATCCCGGCACGCGCGCCCTCGACCTCGACACGATTCCCTCGGACATCGTCAGCCAGATCGAGGTGGCGAAGACGCTCAGACCCGACCTCGACGCCGACTCGATTGCCGGTGCGGTCAACATCGTCACGCGGTCGCCGTTTGACGCCGATCAGTTGCGCCTCCGGGCGGCCGGCGGCGGGACCTACAACGAGTACGGCGGCAACGACACGCGCGCGTCGTTGCTCATCAGCAATCAGTTCGGCGCCGAGAAGCAGTTCGGGGCCCTCGTGTCGTACAGCTACTCGAAGACGCGGCGTCAGGTCGACAACGTCGAGAGCGGGTGGGACGTGCTCAGCCGTCCCGAGGGTGGCGAGGTGCTCGGTGTCATCGAGAACCTCTTCAAGGACTACGACACGCGCCGCGAGCGCTCGGCGGTGACCACGTCGTTCGAGTGGCGGGCATCGCCAACGAGCCGTCTCTTCGCGAGCGGGTCGTATGCGCGTTTCACGGACGACGAGTTTCGCAATCGCCTGGGAATCGCCTGGGAGGAAGGGAGGCTGCTGCCCGGTGCGACCGATGCGACGGCGAGCTGGTCTGGCGTCCGGCTGACGAAGCAGTTCCGTCATCGTATTCAGCGCAACGAGATCTCGAGCGTCTCGGTGGGCGGCCGTCACGCCTTCGCGCGGGGGCTCGCCGACTACACGGTCTCGTTCGGGCGCGCCGACCAGACCTATCCGAGCCGCGACGAACTGCTCTTCCGCACGGGAGCGAACGTCGCGCTCTCGTACGACTACTCGCGCGACCCCGAGCAGCCGAGCATCTCGCTCTTCACGACCAACGAGCACCTCGAGCTCGCGCGTTTCGGCTTCCGCGAGAACACGTTCAGGAGCAACAACACGCGCGAGGACGAAATATCGGGGGCGGCCAACCTCGAGCTGCTCGGGAATCTCTTCGGGCGGACGGCCACCCACAAATTCGGGTTCAAGTTCCGCGGTCGCACGAAGAACGCCGACGAAGAGCGGTGGCGCGACCGCCGCGGGCAGTCGGCACCGCCCAACCCTCTGGGCTTCTATGTCGGCAGCGTCGTGTCGGACAACTTCGACTACCGGCTCGGCAACAAGTTCGATCCCTCGCTCGTGCGCGGCTACCTGGATGCGGCGAAGGCGATCTCGGAGAAGCGTGTGCCGGAATCGCGTCTGGCCGACTACGAGGTGGAGGAAGACATCATCGCGGCCTACGGGCAGACGCGGCTTCGCCTGAGCGACCGCGCCGACGTCCTGCTCGGCGTGCGGGTGGAGCACACCTCGCAGGAGA is a genomic window of Acidobacteriota bacterium containing:
- a CDS encoding TonB-dependent receptor, which encodes MSERLSTAAGKALGALAIGAVLSCSAPAFAQSTGTVSGRVADDTGSALPGAQASIRSLNLRTASNAQGEFTLPAVPTGTHELEVEYLGYYVATQAVTVSAGQRLSVSVVLVPTYVLEETVTVAATPIREGQARALNQQRMAENVGNIVSADAIGRFPDPNIAEALQRTPGIAIERDQGEGRYINVRGAPAEFSQVAINGVMLPAPDPGTRALDLDTIPSDIVSQIEVAKTLRPDLDADSIAGAVNIVTRSPFDADQLRLRAAGGGTYNEYGGNDTRASLLISNQFGAEKQFGALVSYSYSKTRRQVDNVESGWDVLSRPEGGEVLGVIENLFKDYDTRRERSAVTTSFEWRASPTSRLFASGSYARFTDDEFRNRLGIAWEEGRLLPGATDATASWSGVRLTKQFRHRIQRNEISSVSVGGRHAFARGLADYTVSFGRADQTYPSRDELLFRTGANVALSYDYSRDPEQPSISLFTTNEHLELARFGFRENTFRSNNTREDEISGAANLELLGNLFGRTATHKFGFKFRGRTKNADEERWRDRRGQSAPPNPLGFYVGSVVSDNFDYRLGNKFDPSLVRGYLDAAKAISEKRVPESRLADYEVEEDIIAAYGQTRLRLSDRADVLLGVRVEHTSQETLAPGYVPATDAFTDRRESRGYTNVFPGATLRYAFADRLIGRAAITRAINRPNFPQIVPRLVQDEEAARLRITSGNPDLEPTLATNLDATLEYYTRPMGILALGVFYKDLSDYRFELTLAGTVDGRPALITRPENAPDGRIAGLELTWQQQFDVLPGIWSGLGGFANYTYTSATMKLGRTYEGRDRFPLSGQSSHTVNAGLFYERRGFNARLSYTDRSDYLDEISADDGRFDLYWAGRGQLDLTSSVQLTKIWEVYVEAKNLTDSAGIRYFGERQRVYEYEKFGRILFMGARFSY